In Penicillium psychrofluorescens genome assembly, chromosome: 5, a single window of DNA contains:
- a CDS encoding uncharacterized protein (ID:PFLUO_007587-T1.cds;~source:funannotate), translating into MKPTLWALAALTPAAALAASPPPSSFSAQDLSHNGPISANAHANAPSIPDADLSEITPHRAPPLPFLSDESLSGKLRASHHLLQARSEGTLGQTPWIGMAIGLTFTALAAVMLG; encoded by the coding sequence ATGAAACCCACCCTCTGGGCCCTCGCGGCTCTAacacccgccgccgcactCGCCGCCTCGCCacctccctcctccttctccgcacAAGATCTCTCGCACAACGGCcccatctccgccaacgcCCACGCCAACGCACCCTCAATACCAGACGCCGACCTGTCCGAGATCACTCCGCACCGCGCGCCGCCACTACCATTCCTGTCCGATGAGTCGTTGTCCGGCAAGCTGCGCGCGTCGcaccatctgctccaggCGCGCAGTGAGGGCACGCTTGGCCAGACGCCGTGGATTGGTATGGCCATTGGGTTGACTTTTACGGCGTTGGCCGCTGTTATGCTCGGGTGA
- a CDS encoding uncharacterized protein (ID:PFLUO_007582-T1.cds;~source:funannotate), whose product MPPRPSEHEDVVPASEKTEPPLTETVAPQPVASLPAQRQSWPDASIPETQQPSATPPTPPPPPARKSSSKHATNLYVVSYLVLFSILGTLARLGLQALTFYAGAPVVTGVLWANVAGSLVMGFLMEDKNLFREEWGTTQRNETAEWKDAHEAHEHAKRHAAVKKTIPLYIGLTTGFCGSLTSFSSFMRDVFLALANALPDPSLPVGASIAPRNGGYSFMALVAVILITVALSLSALIAGAHSALALTWMTPTMPFALTRRVVDPAVVVLAWGCWLGAVFLAIWPPDRHDPGREVWRGRAVMALVFAPLGCLLRFSASLRLNSRIPAFPLGTFVVNIFGTIIEGMCYDLQRVPGLGAGGASHWIGCQVLQGVMDGFCGTTTTVSTWVAELNALSRRRHAYVYGVTSVGVALGFLVVIMGSLLWTRGWTDPVCG is encoded by the coding sequence ATGCCACCCCGTCCCTCCGAACACGAGGATGTCGTTCCCGCCAGCGAAAAGACCGAGCCCCCATTAACCGAAACCGTCGCTCCACAACCCGTCGCCTCCCTCCCTGCGCAGCGACAATCATGGCCTGACGCCTCCATCCCTGAGACCCAGCAACCCTCAGCAACTCCACCaactccaccacctccaccagcCAGAAAATCCTCCTCCAAACATGCAACGAACCTCTATGTGGTATCATACCTCGTCTTATTCTCGATACTAGGCACCCTTGCCCGCCTAGGTCTCCAAGCACTAACCTTCTACGCGGGCGCCCCCGTCGTGACCGGTGTGTTATGGGCGAATGTAGCAGGCAGTCTGGTGATGGGGTTTCTAATGGAAGACAAGAATCTTTTCCGGGAGGAATGGGGCACGACACAGCGCAATGAAACGGCAGAGTGGAAAGACGCGCATGAGGCACACGAGCACGCGAAGAGACACGCCGCTGTTAAAAAGACCATCCCGCTGTATATTGGTCTCACCACTGGGTTCTGCGGAAGCCTtacctccttctcgtcgtTTATGCGCGACGTCTTCCTGGCGCTCGCCAACGCGCTGCCTGATCCCTCGCTGCCGGTCGGGGCGAGCATCGCGCCACGCAATGGCGGGTATAGCTTCATGGCACTGGTGGCGGTGATCCTGATCACGGTAGCGCTGAGTCTTTCCGCTCTGATCGCCGGTGCGCATAGTGCCTTGGCATTGACGTGGATGACGCCCACGATGCCTTTCGCCCTCACCCGGCGCGTCGTCGACCCGGCCGTCGTCGTGCTGGCCTGGGGCTGCTGGCTCGGGGCTGTGTTTTTGGCAATCTGGCCACCAGACCGACACGATCCGGGCAGGGAGGTGTGGCGCGGCCGCGCAGTGATGGCGCTCGTCTTCGCGCCGCTGGGCTGTTTGCTCCGGTTCTCTGCCTCCTTGAGACTCAACAGTCGCATTCCCGCGTTCCCGCTGGGTACTTTCGTGGTGAATATCTTTGGGACGATCATCGAGGGCATGTGTTATGACCTGCAGCGTGTGCCTGGTCTTGGTGCCGGCGGGGCCTCGCATTGGATCGGTTGCCAGGTGTTGCAGGGTGTGATGGATGGGTTCTGCGGCACCACGACTACTGTTAGTACGTGGGTTGCTGAGTTGAATGCTCTCTCCCGTCGCCGACATGCGTATGTGTACGGCGTCACCAGCGTGGGCGTGGCGCTCGGGTTTCTAGTGGTGATTATGGGGTCGTTGCTGTGGACGCGCGGATGGACTGATCCGGTGTGTGGATGA
- a CDS encoding uncharacterized protein (ID:PFLUO_007584-T1.cds;~source:funannotate): protein MRFSLASAVVLLLDLGVSVQGIPKMKRASSSFAGSNLYFLHGLSASDQSYYINQLANDGAKVIRIWVNGLSKGCVKGSNVVDDISEFETTIGDYNYDTLAKLDAVLAQTSAKGIKAIISPHDGNDIHDSSTSGNGCDIYCSTYGTSFYSSSQAKTQYDARIAAILNYQSPSSGKKWGQWSDAILAFDLENEPFQFTDDGANDDPSDWLCGRAQNFKSVLGSSSVKVATGGIGGDHSHGYNMLPAALNCSSIDLMSIHSYVGDASSWSGILSGDEKVAAAANKLIYVEEWGVSTSYNSDFNDQAAAINSAGYPWIYWQFIPGDDGTESCNSGCCTGYDGFEIGFNSSKGDIRTAIAKANSATTIQNWNIL from the exons ATGCGCTTCAGCTTAGCCTCCGCCGTGGTCCTCTTGCTGGACCTCGGTGTGTCCGTCCAGGGAATCCCCAAGATGAAAAGGGCATCCAGTTCCTTCGCGGGCTCAAACCTCTACTTCCTTCACGGCCTTTCTGCATCTGACCAATCCTACTATATCAATCAACTCGCCAATGACGGAGCCAAAGTGATCCGTATCTGGGTGAACGGTCTCTCGAAAGGCTGCGTGAAAGGCAGCaacgtcgtcgacgacatcTCCGAGTTCGAGACCACGATCGGTGACTACAATTACGACACACTGGCGAAGCTTGACGCCGTTCTTGCACAGACATCGGCCAAAGGGATCAAAGCCATCATTTCCCCACACGATGGCAATGATATCCATGATAGCAGCACCTCGGGCAACGGGTGTGACATCTACTGCTCGACGTATGGGACAAGTTTCTACTCCAGCTCCCAAGCCAAGACCCAGTACGACGCGCGCATTGCCGCTATTCTGAACTACCAGTCGCCAAGCAGCGGGAAGAAATGGGGACAGTGGAGCGATGCCATTCTCGCGTTCGATCTTGAGAACGAGCCGTTCCAGTTTACGGATGATGGCGCGAACGATGACCCGTCGGACTGGTTGTGTGGGCGGGCCCAGAACTTCAAGTCTGTTCTTGGGAGCTCTTCGGTCAAGGTGGCCACGGGCGGCATTGGAGGAGATCATAGCCATGGCTATAACATGCTGCCAGCGGCACTCAACTGCAGTTCCATTGATCTGATGAGTATCCATAGCTATGTTGGCGATGCatcatcttggtctggcATTCTTTCCGGTGATGAAAAGGTTGCAGCTGCTGCGAACAAGTTGATCTATGTTGAGGAATGGGGCGTGTCAACTTCCTACAACAGTGATTTCAATGATCAGGCTGCTGCCATCAACAGTGCTGGATATCCTTGG ATTTACTGGCAGTTCATTCCTGGGGACGATGGTACTGAATCGTGCAACAGTGGTTGTTGCACGGGCTACGACGGATTCGAGATCGGTTTCAATAGCAGCAAGGGTGACATTCGGACTGCGATCGCTAAGGCAAACAGCGCGACCACTATCCAGAACTGGAATATTCTttaa
- a CDS encoding uncharacterized protein (ID:PFLUO_007580-T1.cds;~source:funannotate) yields the protein MAPSAPGTASNSPAKKTSAPEKKYKCQFCNRAFSRSEHRSRHERSHTKERPFKCLKCRSTFVRRDLLLRHDRTVHAKDGGIPLVAEGRRRGGGVQKASTASAPSKPSITIDPATLEQIEASSDGMVDLETAAMLMTDFQHKAAAAATQVSERADSERSLSPARGSFDHSVSYLSGNATLPQMPWDTLVSSTDSKHDSHLPSFVDRYGPVGDVLAPSLHSLSNSLPMSGNSTPNALSPYPSMTGPVSPVNYRRSPGPSQALTLPKAPQIANEMERNMVVERIQIFDTLGALPETFQLPSTVVLNRYLSTYFNLYHHHLPFLHQESFKPTSTSPPLLLAVLSIGALYTFEREHAFTLHIGSKVLVNQFLQHKENFDSRKCPLWSMQSTLLNMVFESWSGDAKGLEWTCSIKSLLANMVAGNRYQYKLRTEARQGTSPSREEWIEDESCRRTYFAVYIFFGMLTLTFNHTPAMSFDEFDNLELPSSETLWNLDATDEEAWRRNLASSSSLTVREAHDFLFQGEQTRYSAFATRVLINALFLQVWNHKRSFEALQDVVTEYKLRLALETWESSLDVCEPETIVVPLSTPQKGHPLIFNSMAVYRNTRARLEVDLKSIQEAMRYHSSYEVAAAMTVAREKVKRSQEMNKVVQQCFECIEIAAIQGINWVAKTSATNWSVEHPLCGLDLMVILSLWLYRLEHDDEPATEAELAIYNKVRNLFDDDAIDAFGKLSSTVARVWGNILDGVVVWGITKLMGESFKLHSQALVGYEDSLRVGKDQPIHAIPTKTLASVGTAY from the exons ATGGCTCCCTCAGCCCCCGGGACAGCCAGCAATTCGCCGGCCAAGAAGACATCCGCCCCCGAGAAGAAGTACAAGTGCCAGTTTTGTAATCGCGCTTTCAGCCGCAGCGAGCACCGCAGCCGACATGAACGTTCAC ATACCAAAGAGAGACCCTTCAAATGCTTGAAATGCCGGAGTACCTTTGTTCGTCGCGATCTTCTCCTACGCCATGACCGTACTGTTCACGCCAAAGATGGCGGGATTCCCCTGGTTGCGGAGGGCCgtcgccgcggcggtggGGTCCAGAAGGCGTCGACGGCATCCGCCCCGTCGAAGCCTTCGATCACCATCGACCCGGCGAcgctggagcagatcgaggcAAGCAGCGATGGTATGGTCGATCTTGAAACTGCAGCCATGTTGATGACAGATTTCCAACATAAGgctgcagcagcggcaaCGCAGGTCTCCGAGCGTGCCGATTCAGAACGCTCGCTTTCTCCCGCCCGCGGGTCCTTCGACCATTCCGTTTCGTACCTGTCGGGTAACGCGACTCTGCCCCAGATGCCTTGGGATACGCTCGTCTCGTCCACGGACTCCAAGCACGATAGCCATCTGCCCTCGTTCGTCGACCGCTATGGGCCCGTGGGTGACGTGCTCGCGCCGTCGCTCCACTCCCTGTCCAACTCGTTGCCCATGTCTGGAAACTCCACGCCAAATGCGCTGTCGCCGTATCCGTCCATGACGGGTCCCGTCAGCCCCGTCAACTACCGTCGGTCGCCAGGGCCGAGCCAGGCTTTGACTCTGCCCAAGGCTCCCCAGATTGCTAACGAGATGGAGCGCAATATGGTGGTGGAACGCATCCAGATTTTTGATACCCTGGGCGCGTTGCCGGAGACCTTCCAGTTGCCTTCCACCGTCGTGCTGAACCGCTATCTGTCGACGTACTTCAACCTGTACCACCATCATCTGCCGTTCCTCCATCAGGAGTCTTTCAAGCCCACTTCGACCTCACCGCCGCTGTTGCTTGCTGTCCTCTCAATCGGTGCTTTGTACACGTTTGAACGCGAGCACGCTTTTACCCTTCACATCGGCTCCAAGGTCTTGGTCAACCAGTTCCTGCAGCACAAGGAGAACTTTGACTCGCGCAAGTGCCCCCTGTGGTCGATGCAGAGCACTCTGCTGAACATGGTGTTTGAGAGCTGGAGTGGCGACGCCAAGGGACTCGAGTGGACTTGCTCCATTAAGAGTCTGCTGGCCAACATGGTCGCTGGCAATCGCTATCAGTACAAGCTGCGGACGGAAGCTCGCCAGGGTACCTCTCCCTCCCGTGAAGAGTGGATTGAGGATGAGTCCTGCCGCCGGACTTACTTCGCCGTgtacatcttcttcggcatgCTGACGCTGACGTTCAACCACACCCCTGCCATGAGTTTTGATGAGTTCGACAACCTGGAGCTTCCATCCTCGGAGACTCTGTGGAACCTCGACGCCACCGATGAAGAGGCTTGGCGCCGCAACCTggcttcgtccagctcgctTACTGTCCGCGAGGCGCAtgacttcctcttccagggCGAGCAGACCCGCTATAGTGCCTTTGCCACTCGCGTCCTCATCAATGCTCTGTTCTTGCAAGTGTGGAATCACAAGCGCAGTTTCGAAGCTCTTCAGGATGTGGTGACCGAGTACAAGCTGCGCCTGGCTCTGGAGACCTGGGAGAGTTCTCTGGACGTGTGCGAGCCGGAAACGATTGTTGTTCCCCTGAGCACGCCGCAGAAGGGTCACCCGCTCATCTTCAACTCGATGGCGGTGTACCGCAACACTCGTGCGCGCCTGGAAGTTGATCTCAAGTCCATCCAGGAGGCCATGCGCTACCACTCCTCATACGAGGTGGCAGCCGCTATGACTGTCGCGCGCGAGAAAGTCAAGCGATCGCAGGAAATGAACAAGGTTGTTCAGCAATGTTTTGAGTGTATTGAGATTGCTGCCATCCAGGGCATCAACTGGGTCGCAAAGACCTCCGCCACCAACTGGAGTGTCGAGCACCCTCTCTGCGGCCTGGATCTGATGGTCATCCTGAGTCTCTGGCTCTATCGCCTGGAACATGACGACGAGCCCGCGACTGAGGCGGAACTGGCCATCTACAACAAGGTGCGGAATCTgttcgatgatgatgccATCGACGCTTTTGGGAAACTCAGCTCCACCGTGGCCCGTGTATGGGGTAACATCCTAGACGGTGTGGTGGTATGGGG AATTACCAAGTTGATGGGGGAGTCGTTCAAGCTGCACTCCCAGGCCCTGGTTGGCTACGAGGACTCGTTGCGAGTCGGCAAGGACCAGCCGATCCACGCGATACCGACCAAGACGCTTGCTAGTGTCGGAACCGCTTATTAG
- a CDS encoding uncharacterized protein (ID:PFLUO_007585-T1.cds;~source:funannotate) produces MTKPAIVIIPGAWHRPKHYQHLIDSLAKVNYEAVGVTMPSVDSSPPHTSWDQDAQAVRRVILEYLDAGKDVIAIAHSFGGIAMSEAAKGLGKQDREKQGLKGAVLRLVYMTAMALPKGQTHVGQIKPVTPEEEEVERQRQELQAKYGGIQIAEDGSMVLDKDIIGQVFYSGCDPKDAQEAVDMLGSFPTGPLSVPATYSAFKEIPSTYIVCKNDRALPVSIQKRMIAQGEGAFHVEECDEGHSPFMSNPGYVVDCLRRAAGEYV; encoded by the exons ATGACAAAACCAGCCATCGTGATCATTCCAGGTGCTTGGCACCGGCCAAAGCACTACCAGCATCTCATCGACAGCCTAGCCAAGGTTAACTATGAAGCCGTTGGCGTGACAATGCCCTCAGTCGACTCTAGCCCTCCCCACACCAGTTGGGACCAAGATGCGCAAGCGGTCCGCCGGGTGATCCTGGAATACTTGGATGCCGGCAAGGATGTTATTGCCATTGCGCACTCATTTGGCGGAATCGCCATGTCGGAGGCTGCCAAGGGACTCGGCAAACAAGATCGAGAGAAGCAAGGCTTGAAGGGGGCAGTCTTGAGACTGGTTTATATGACCGCCATGGCGCTGCCAAAGGGTCAGACTCACGTCGGGCAAATCAAACCGGTGACGccggaagaggaggaagtcgagcgGCAACGCCAGGAATTGCAGGCGAAGTATGGTGGAATTCAGATTGCAGAG GATGGATCCATGGTACTCGATAAGGACATCATTGGCCAAGTGTTCTATAGCGGATGCGATCCCAAAGATGCGCAAGAGGCAGTCGATATGCTGGGATCTTTTCCGACAGGCCCGTTGAGTGTCCCGGCGACATACTCGGCCTTCAAGGAGATCCCGAGCACATACATCGTGTGCAAGAATGACCGGGCGTTGCCAGTATCCATCCAAAAGAGAATGATTGCACAGGGTGAAGGTGCCTTCCATGTCGAAGAGTGTGACGAGGGTCACTCGCCTTTTATGAGCAACCCGGGCTACGTCGTGGACTGTCTTCGCCGGGCAGCAGGTGAATATGTTTAG
- a CDS encoding uncharacterized protein (ID:PFLUO_007586-T1.cds;~source:funannotate) — protein sequence MSGAEVAWPSSTPAQRRQNTSCDPCRRSKRRCFFPPPIDDEADMVCTHCQRLGHECTFHFATSRQNSRPKKRQRRCQPRRDHSVGYTEENHVESASAALPEIAAFEDDQNDFASWLNLDMDRHCDDNVPYFSENLSAFASFTASPLECVAATESENDDAMPQNSQIVHSALPLTPVHIVGSTLRSPVYLLNSKMNSNILDNRLCGIYETIVNGSASRFLDHASNLYATGRRYRIEDSRPGTPQKCSPSPSSGSFFQLQHNRTRHSSVNATRPDDSFGMTLLGCIRFLDHFGDLYDNKMSPASRRQSDSALKAVLRVFSLQWLPSSGSGLENNLTGVSNGQGPSSDSSLDIYTDAWFRARNRLRDAKSAHSFRVVFAALMFEGIAIPTKAHNDLKEPSMAHEFLDTGLQKLRDLDERVKHYCDTLGPFSQYGALLEASLSLVRRCAYIRDTGAALTGNHQCKLPELFVQSDAFPNGTAIPFHLLGDLDSSIPSICRKAAAEAVCVWRKIANVKNSLHKLADGASSLPAGTFETISSTMSAIEKFNESFRPFMAHCRDAFQDLSIPSRIVFVSLAIPWDLGPLVLAELMPPLADEINQSYNSSLIPRISASQREAATSVSQTIECMLTLPAEETFNFQNGLSAEVPIMAYHVNPSIITAALEKAVEYVLESQVSHSGRSIENAPDPIPDGVWQHQVDCLMKGLLSLDVTVGGSQTAGVVMQSLIRRYGDVISECWSCEFST from the exons ATGTCTGGTGCTGAAGTGGCGTGGCCATCTTCTACACCGGCGCAGCGTCGCCAGAACACCAGCTGCGACCCATGTCGGCGCTCGAAACGGCGCTGTTTCTTCCCACCTCCTATAGATGATGAGGCCGATATGGTCTGTACCCATTGCCAGCGCCTGGGACATGAATGCACCTTCCACTTTGCCACATCACGCCAGAACTCCAGGCCAAAGAAGAGGCAACGCCGCTGTCAACCGAGGCGGGACCATTCAGTAGGATACACCGAGGAAAATCACGTCGAAAGTGCATCTGCCGCATTACCTGAGATTGCCGCGTTTGAAGATGACCAGAACGACTTTGCCTCATGGCTCAACCTTGATATGGACCGTCACTGCGACGACAACGTGCCATACTTTTCCGAAAATCTATCTGCATTCGCCTCATTTACAGCCTCGCCATTGGAGTGTGTGGCAGCTACAGAATCGGAAAATGACGACGCTATGCCCCAAAATTCACAAATTGTACACTCGGCCCTACCCCTGACACCGGTACATATCGTTGGCAGCACGCTGCGCAGCCCCGTCTACCTACTCAACTCCAAAATGAATTCGAATATCCTTGACAATCGACTTTGCGGGATCTATGAGACGATCGTAAATGGGTCTGCGTCAAGGTTCCTGGATCATGCTAGTAACCTCTACGCAACAGGGCGTCGGTATCGGATCGAAGATAGCAGGCCGGGGACCCCGCAGAAATGCTCGCCTTCGCCTAGTTCGGGTTCATTCTTCCAACTACAGCACAATAGAACCAGACACAGCTCCGTCAATGCTACAAGACCAGACGATAGTTTCGGCATGACTTTACTGGGCTGTATTCGCTTTCTGGATCATTTCGGTGATCTGTACGATAACAAAATGAGCCCGGCTTCTCGGAGACAATCAGATTCAGCATTGAAAGCCGTGCTTAGGGTATTCTCACTGCAATGGTTGCCCAGTTCAGGCTCTGGTCTAGAAAACAACTTGACCGGGGTCTCGAATGGACAAGGGCCATCATCCGACTCATCGCTAGACATCTATACCGATGCGTGGTTCCGAGCTCGCAACCGTCTGAGAGACGCAAAATCGGCTCATTCGTTCCGAGTTGTTTTTGCGGCTTTGATGTTCGAAGGGATTGCTATCCCAACCAAAGCCCACAATGACCTTAAGGAGCCTAGCATGGCACACGAGTTTCTGGACACGGGCCTTCAAAAGCTTCGTGATTTGGATGAGCGTGTGAAGCACTACTGTGATACTCTAGGCCCATTCTCTCAATACGGCGCCCTGCTAGAAGCCAGCTTGAGTCTTGTTCGTAGGTGTGCCTACATTCGCGACACGGGAGCTGCTCTGACGGGGAATCACCAATGCAAATTGCCTGAACTATTTGTTCAGTCAGACG CATTTCCCAACGGAACCGCCATCCCGTTTCATCTCCTTGGGGATTTGGATTCCAGCATTCCAAGCATCTGTCGGAAAGCAGCTGCAGAGGCAGTCTGTGTCTGGAGAAAAATCGCCAATGTCAAGAATTCTCTCCACAAGCTGGCTGATGGTGCTTCCAGCCTCCCGGCTGGGACATTTGAGACTATCAGCTCGACCATGTCAGCGATTGAGAAATTTAATGAATCATTCCGGCCTTTCATGGCTCATTGCAGGGACGCCTTTCAAGATCTATCGATTCCTTCAAGAATAGTCTTTG TGTCCCTTGCGATACCATGGGACCTCGGGCCCCTCGTGCTCGCCGAACTTATGCCCCCCTTGGCCGACGAAATCAATCAATCCTACAACTCTAGTCTGATTCCAAGAATCAGCGCTTCTCAAAGGGAAGCAGCAACATCCGTTTCCCAAACCATCGAGTGCATGCTCACGCTTCCCGCTGAAGAAACATTCAACTTCCAGAACGGCTTGAGTGCCGAAGTCCCCATCATGGCCTACCACGTCAATCCTAGCATAATAACTGCCGCACTGGAAAAGGCGGTGGAATATGTGCTTGAATCACAAGTTTCTCACTCGGGGAGATCAATTGAAAATGCGCCAGATCCCATTCCTGATGGTGTTTGGCAGCATCAGGTTGATTGCCTCATGAAGGGTCTCCTCTCCCTTGATGTGACGGTGGGTGGATCGCAGACTGCTGGTGTTGTCATGCAGTCTTTGATACGAAGATATGGAGATGTTATATCTGAGTGTTGGTCCTGCGAATTTAGTACTTAG
- a CDS encoding uncharacterized protein (ID:PFLUO_007581-T1.cds;~source:funannotate): MSLPSNIHVSSHPCLLAKLSQLRSQSTSPRETRALIHEIASILGVEAFASALKPARTGTDKTPLGAEYETQGIEPADLALVPILRSGLGMVDAINGLLPTAVPIYHLGLFREKVSLQPVEYYNNLPFHRSELSPQSPASLDQTANTAAATLAVLLDPIIATGATAEAAIQLLRDWGVQRVLLLSVLGSAQGLHRVAGVWPEGVEVWVGAVDEGCNENGMIVPGLGDIGDRLFVAIGK, translated from the exons ATGTCTCTCCCCTCAAACATCCACGTGTCCTCCCACCCCTGCCTCCTTGCCAAGCTCTCCCAGCTACGCTCGCAGTCTACTTCCCCGCGCGAGACGCGGGCCCTAATTCATGAGATCGCCTCGATCTTAGGCGTCGAGGCTTTTGCAAGCGCCCTCAAGCCAGCGCGCACAGGGACG GACAAAACCCCGCTTGGCGCCGAGTATGAGACGCAGGGCATCGAGCCCGCTGATCTGGCGCTCGTGCCGATTCTGCGCTCGGGATTGGGCATGGTTGATG CGATCAACGGCCTCCTCCCGACAGCAGTCCCAATCTACCACCTAGGCCTCTTCCGCGAGAAAGTATCCCTCCAACCCGTGGAATACTACAACAACCTGCCCTTCCACCGCAGTGAACTCTCCCCGCAGTCCCCGGCATCGCTCGACCAGACGGCCAACACGGCAGCCGCGACGCTCGCCGTCCTTCTGGACCCCATCATCGCGACGGGAGCAACGGCCGAAGCAGCGAtccagctgctgcgcgacTGGGGCGTGCAGCGGGTTCTGCTTTTGAGTGTGCTAGGCTCGGCGCAGGGACTGCATCGTGTGGCGGGTGTTTGGCCCGAGGGCGTGGAAGTTTGGGTTGGGGCCGTCGATGAGGGATGTAATGAGAACGGGATGATTGTGCCTGGGTTGGGGGATATTGGAGATCGGTTGTTTGTTGCTATTGGGAAGTAG
- a CDS encoding uncharacterized protein (ID:PFLUO_007583-T1.cds;~source:funannotate), producing the protein MTIYPPYTPMSSLGHELGIMFGFIGACAFTLVAYTLFWRGAQRRAKEEDLDRRKAFHTRGTQRLHDAAGGATGVFDKDLYGPFGPGVGMRMGGKSSSTSSPSNSNHNGNINGKAKNNVHEKMLDRYATLPLPPDRVELPVHLQGDGAETEVPVMLQGSEGSRPQSHWEEQAAFQRGKLGGSPGGEFL; encoded by the exons ATGACCATCTACCCCCCCTACACCCCGATGTCCTCGCTCGGCCACGAGCTGGGCATCATGTTCGGCTTCATAGGCGCCTGTGCGTTCACCCTGGTGGCGTATACTTTGTTCTGGCGGG GTGCCCAACGCCGCGCtaaagaagaagacctcGACCGTCGCAAAGCCTTTCACACACGTGGCACGCAACGCCTCCACgacgccgccggcggcgccaCAGGGGTCTTCGATAAAGATCTATACGGGCCGTTTGGACCGGGGGTAGGAATGCGCATGGGCGGGAAgtcttcttccacttcctcgccgagcaATAGCAACCACAACGGCAATATCAatggcaaggccaagaacaACGTTCATGAGAAAATGCTTGATCGCTATGCGACGCTCCCACTCCCGCCGGACCGGGTAGAGTTGCCGGTTCATCTTCAGGGGGATGGGGCTGAGACGGAGGTGCCTGTTATGTTGCAGGGGAGTGAGGGCAGTCGCCCGCAGTCGCATTgggaggagcaggcggcTTTCCAGAGGGGGAAGTTGGGGGGTTCTCCTGGGGGGGAGTTTTTGTAG